Sequence from the Miscanthus floridulus cultivar M001 chromosome 16, ASM1932011v1, whole genome shotgun sequence genome:
cgctggtcgtgtagcaacacaatgcaagcgcaacgcaacacaggtgttgcaatcgtggttgttgctacgcagagaaagcattgcaatagaggttctctattgccacgtcgcctaaatggttgctataggtggcttAGGTTATTGCAACATCTCTTCAGGTTGGTTGCTACAGAGAGGTCATATATTGCCACGTTTCTGAATGGTTGCTATAGATGGCATAGGCTATTGCCACGTTACttaggttggttgctacagacaggtcatctattgccacgttactaactatctggttgctataggtagattcctctattgccaccgtcatctttttgtagttgcaagagatagtttctctattgccacgattatcgtacctattgccacgactaaatgtgattgttatatgtgccatcatatattgcaacgccagattaatatattaataattcatgttgcgacactttgtttggtagcttaaattaataatcgcaaaacgacaaatacataatgaaggaagcatcgacatccattaaaacgaaatataatttgttcatacaaaatctttaacaaaacacaccgagtgtcaaactaaatgagaacacaagtagatagcttaacacataataatgtgttaagcacagacaactgtttgaactcattcgaatcaaaagactaatgtctactgtagcagcgaaggttcccttgatatgtatgttggccatcgtcccaccattcgcatgctccttctcaaactcaagattcctcctGAAAAAATCATTGACATGCATTAGTTAAACTGAGACTAGTGGTGGCAAAGCTAATTGAACACTGAAGCAAAACACGAGCTGCAGTACTAGAGTTCTGTGAGCTGCAGTACTATCAACCATGAACTTTGAAGCGTAAAGCAAATATAAACATACATGCAGCTGCCTCCCAagacattttatgagcacaaacacATCCATATATATTTCTAATCAGCAAGAGGAAACTAAGCCTGGACCATATTTAGGAGCAGAACAAAAGAATAGCTATGTACTTCTCCAAAAGGACTATATGTTCCTTTTTAATGCAAAGAGAGATAAAAGGTTTCACATAGTACCTGTGTATTCTTTTTGGACAATGCAGATCTTTTCCTAGCCGCAGTTTCCTTCAGTTGCTTTGCTGTAGTATAAACAGCACCCGAATTCGCTGCCAAATTACTTCTAGTCATGCGCCCTCTAGTGAGACGTTCTTCAGCTGCGGAAGAAGGGGGTTGTTGTTCTGGCTGGCTGGTTTCTTGGGTAACCTGAAAATAAATGGTTGGTGGTAAAAATTACACCCCTTGACAagaatatgacatgcatgttacaaTTAAACATTCTTCAATTATCATCAAACTACCTGCTGACTATGCATCATGTGTTCTCCCATTGTAGTTGTTACATTTTGTGTCCCCTCAAttgttgcagcagcagcaacattttCAGTTGGCTCCACAATTGTGCTAGCCTGCATTTTGAATTGGGTTCAAGATCATGATTTTCAGTTCAATAAACTATGAGAACATAGATGTTGTTAATATTACCTTTTGTACTGAAGCTTGCTGTTGGGCTGCTTGCAACATTAACATAGCTTGCCTAAGTGCTTCTCTATCAGCCTCCCTTTCCTTGTTCATCTGTTCAAGCTGACGCCTATGTTCTTGCCTCTCGGCTTCCCTTTCAACTTCTTGAGCTTCTAGTCTATCTTGCAGCCGTCCAAACGATTCAATGAGGGCTTCCTCCTGTTGTAGTTTGCGCTGGTAGTCCTCCGATAGTAGCTCCTTTCTAGTTGGGTACCTTGCAAGGTAACCATTAGCATGCATCTTGTTTGATTTGATTTTTCTCGTTTCCTTGTAGGTTGATTGGAAAATCTGGTTCTGCTCCAAGTCTGAGACGACATTTGCGTCAGGCCTTGACTCCAGCTCCATAATCTTCCTGGTTGCATTGTCCTAACAAAGCAAAGACATTTAGTTAATTAAAACTTTAATTCTAAGCGAGGACAGTTGCATCACTTAATAAGGGTTGTAAAAACTGTTTAATACTCACATAGACTTCCCTAGATTCCTCGCTTGTCCATTGTCCATTTTGTTGGTGGGTCATCATAAAAAGCTCCATATCATTTGGCTCTTCACCAGTTAGTTGGTCCCTCTAATTAGGCAAGAATGTAAAAAAATTAGCCATATTTCATAATCTAGTGAAATGTAGAAGCTTTTATAAACTGTAAAGATCAGGAAGATATCCACCACGAATTTAAAAACAGAAGATAACAGAAATATTTATTGCTATTGAAAAAGAACAGGAATCCAAGTTCTTCTTTTTGTTGGCACACATTAGTTTTAGTACTTTTCAGCTTTCTGTATACAAGGatgcaaaatatatttttttgtagTGGGCAGTGGGCTAAATATCTCTATCAAATACAAAGACTATATAGGTTATAACAATATCATGTCATTGTCATTCGGGGGCACAAGCACAAACCATAAAAAAATGCCTGAAGGAAAACCTTGTGACAGAATTTTTTACCTTCTCATAGCTCAATTGAGAAAAACCCTTTGATCCTGTAACATGGTGTATCTGTCGATTGTGCCGATTCTGAGAATTCTTATTGCTAATCCTCTGCACAGAACCAGCAATGATTTGATTTTTATAAAATCAGCAGTGTGCAAAACATAAACCTTGACGTCAGAAGTGGAATTGGCAAGTTTTTTTAAAAATTGGGAACAAACCTGGAATTCTTCGGTGCCAAAATACGACACCAGATAGTGCCACTCAACAATGTCTAATTCTTCTGGCCTATGTCTCATTCTCTCTTCATAGGTGGTGTACGCCTTGTAGGTAGCACTAAATGTAGATCGCCATCCTTTGTAACGGTAATTAGCCACCGTCCATATCTTGATTCTGTTCGCCTCGTTATCCTCAAGGTCCCACTTAGCCTGCTCAAGGTAAAGCCTAAATAAATTACTTCTTAAACAATAATTTGGTATTGAAATTTTGACATCCACATGGATAACAGAAGCTTACCAGCACATCGTTTGCTATTGCAATTTTGACATCCACATGGATATCTCTCCATGTTCTTACTCCGATGAGAGGTGCTCTTTTCCTCGTGAACAGTGTTATTTCATCAACAAATATTCATTTGTTTGAACCTACAGGTCCTCCAAGCCTAGAGAACTGGATGCTAAGCTTCTGAGACGCCTCCCTAGTTCTCTTGTTTGTTGCTGTCCATCCTTTCAAGTTACCTCTTGGCTTCCTCTTTTTGGAGTCTTGTCCATGAAAAACAATTATATACAAAGCAAAACACTTAAAAAACTATTGACATAGTTTAAAATTAACTGAACCTCAcaataaattgaaaatattcattaCTTACTAGTTCCCTCTCCCTGTGGAATGAAACGCCGAGCATGAGATGGTCTATTTACTGGCGGTGTGGGGTTGCTATCTTCACTTGAAAGTACTACATCTGTATGATGATTACTGTCCACATATGCCACTGCAGAAAATATTGGTCActtgtgtaagatatgatatgttTGTGAAGGAATATTAACAATAGACATGTAGGGACAGATGTTATATTACTAATATCATTCAGTTGTCCTTGCACCCTTAACCATTCTTTGTAAGTTTTGGTGGTGTCATCCCTGTCGATATCTTTCAAATCTGGGTCAGCCAAGCTAATATTAGTACAAAGGCTTCTCCAATATAAAATAATACAACAATTTTGAAATATATAGGAGTCCAACATAACACTTACCCATGAATCGGTTTTCCTTATGCATGACGTGCAACCATTCCTTGTAAGCATCAATTGactcctcatcttcatctatatTCTCTTCCCTAATGGGTCTCCTTCCAagtactttcaagggtgttatgtTCACATTCTGGTCTATTTTTTGTTCCTTGGACAGCAATAGTCTGACCTGTCTTTCCTCCTCATTACATGCTATCATAGCATCTGCATTGACTTCTTCTTCGATTTCGTGTAATGTTGCTGCATTACCACATCTCCTCTTGTAGTACAAATAGTCCCTTACCCTATACCCCAATTGTAATTTCATTGCAAGCAAGTTACTCAGGGTGAGATCAGCCCTAGTGATTCTAATAGTAGAAGACTCTTGCCCCCCCGGCAATCCCTCGCAAGTGAAATAGAGAGTCCATGTTTGATCCGAGCTGCCAAATATTACAATAGTATCAAACTTAAGCACTAGTGATGATACAACAATATACTTAAAAGGAAACCAGTGTACATATAGTATGTGTACAGACAGAGAAAGTAATTAAAACTTAGTGCCACTTATTTGAACTATATGTGCACCCCCATGACTGAAATTAAAGTAAACCAAAaaaatatttatactaggaaacACTAAATATTGCACACTTGTTCTTCTTAGCTTAATTGATAGGAAATGCCTACAGTCCCATTCTAAATTAGAAATATGTATACTATGTGTATGGACAGAGACCAAACTCATTAATCCCTACATATCATTAATCCCAGGCATTCGATCTACATTATCCCCATGGCGCACTGCTTCCTGCATGTCCCTGCAGCGTCGATGCTCTTAGGCTACATTTTTCCCAGAACATTTTCAAGATTATATATCTAAAACTCTAAACCCGAGATGTTGAATCCAAAAATATGTGTTACCTATCATTGGTCTCATTGATTGGTAGGGAGCTCTCTTGTTGATCACCAAGTGCTGCTATCGACCTGGATGAACGTGTTGCCCCAAAAAGGGACATGGTGGCGTTGGGTCTGTATGAACTTGCCGGCGCCGCTGCCGGAGTTGTTGGCATCCCGGACGAACGTGTTGCCCCAAAAAGGGACATGGTGGCGTTGGGTCTGGATGAACTTGtcggcgtcgccgccgccgccgccgccgctggagtTGTTGGCATCCCCGCTCCTGCAGGTGTGCGCATCGACGTCGAGGACGGAGGTGTTCCACTCGTTGGAGTTGTCGTCATGTTCGACTTCTCTTTGGTGGAATCCAAAAACCCTAACCGTGTGGAGGCGGCGACGTGGTAGATGAGGAAGTCACGAAATAAAAGGGGGCGGCGTGGGGGGAGGAAACGGGAAGTCGCGAAATAAAAGGCGGCGACGTGGTAGATGAGGAAGTCGCGAAATAAAAGGGCGCGAGAGTTTTTCGTCACGGACCGTCCGCCAAGAGTAGACACCCAAACTTCTATGAAACACTGCTGGACTCAATCAAATTTTGCTTTTGCATCTGGATACATATTTCGATGAAGCCAACATTGCTTTCTTGGTGCCACTCAGTCCCAGATGACTCAAACTTCCAAAGTAATAtaagtttcttttgttctcccTAATTCTCACTCATGCCAAGTGTGGGAAGGATTTCTGCATAAGTGAACCACGTGAATGGTATATATGTAGGGCATGGAATTGAGTATAAACGATATGCATTGATAAATTGGTAGATAAACCCATAAAGTGTAGCATATTGAGTGGCATGATGAAGTTAAGTTGCACCCACATTTGACTTCATTACAAATAAGTGATAGCATATATAAaaatttaccgtgagatggatatatatataaaattttggctaagtccctaaatttaccatgagatggacatgctgaaatttttaccatgacttggacattgtcaaatttgatttttaccgtgggacagacatatgcaaaaatggctaagtctgaatttttgctatgacttagagactagaattttaccatgacttgggcattgacaaatttaaaattttaccatgacttggatattgagaaatgtggCTAACTCTAGAGTTTTACACTGACTTGATATGTGTTTGGGCTTGACCAACTCCTATGAGGTCTCTTAAAAGTAAATAAACTAGTGGGATAAGATGGATAAGTACTCTGAAAGTTGGCCCTagtaaaaaaaactagtagtattaGAGGAGAAAGTACTCTGTACTCTACATGTAACTCTTAGATGACTAGGAAAAACTACACATGATGGGTTATGGTGGCCTGGTGGGACATGTCTGAGTGGGTGCTAGTTGGTTGTTGCTATCTTTTCATAGGTTTGGGCTTGACCAACCCCTATGAGGTCTCTTAAAAGTAAATAAACTAGTGGGATAAGTTGGATAAGTACTCTGAAAGTTGGCCCTagtaaaaaaaactagtagtattaGAGGAGAAAGTACTCTGTACTCTACATCTAACTCTTAGACATGTCCCACCAGGCCACCATAACCCATCATGTGTAGTTTTTCCTAGTCATCTAAGAGTTACATGTAGAGTACAGAGTACTTTCTCCTCtaatactactagttttttttactAGGGCCAACTTTCAGAGTACTTATCCATCTTATCCCACTAGTTTATTTACTTTTAAGAGACCTCATAGGAGTTGGTCAAGCCCAAACACATATCAAGTCAGTGTAAAACTCTAGAGTTAGccacatttctcaatatccaagtcatggtaaaattttaaatttgtcaatgcccaagtcatggtaaaattctagtctctaagtcatagcaaaaattcagacttagccatttttgcatatgtctgtcccacggtaaaaatcaaatttgacaatgtccaagtcatggtaaaaatttcagcatgtccatctcatggtaaatttagggacttagccaaaattttatatatatatccatCTTATGCCGATCGAGCTGCATGCATGCTTCTCCGATCTCATGAATCGTGATGCGTGTGgtggacttagccaaaattttctGATGCGCTGCCTACCAACCCACCGGATGGTCCGCCAAATGATCTGGACGGTCCACCACTTGTAGCGGACGGTCCTCTGAACTCCACGGACGGTCCGCAGTACATAGGAGAATACTTCAGGTATACGTGCGGCTCGGACGCAGGGCATGGCCGCTTGCCCACAGCCCACCCCGTCCGTCCCTGCCTGACTCGCTTCTTCAGGGGATCCTCAGGGGGCGCTGCGCACGAGGGTGATTCAGGGGGCGCTGCGAACGAGGGTGGAGTCGCGATCCTcagggggcgctgcacacgggggTGAGGGCGACCGCCGCCACTGCTCGGCATCTGGACTCCTCCGACCTCCGCTCCACTGCCCTTCGGACCTCCATAGAGGTGCAACCCGTGGATCACAGAATCAGTTTTGAAGGTATGAGAATCAAAAGCTCCTAGCCTCCGATGTCTAATTTGTATTACCATATAGCTCGCTAATTGTGCTGTAATGTGATTAATTTAGGTAGAGTATAGCTGATTTCTGCCCTAATTTCCACGTCGATCGATCAATCAGACAAGCCGTCCTCGCGGCGAAAGGTACGAGATCACTATGGGCTGCACATATATAGTTCAATTATGTATGTAAATACGCTGGCTAAATTGGATATGTCAGGAACAAGGCACAACCAGAAGGATCAATAGCCGAGGCATACATAGCTGAGGAGTGTCTTACATTTTGCTCTCGATTCTTCGACGTCGACACCAAGCTGAGTCGAGCTCATCGTCATGAAAATACAGTTGTGAATGAGCCTCCAAGTGGTCTAAGCATATTTAGTGAAATTGATTACAAGAGGAGAGGAAATAAGCTTAagaatttggagaaagttgaactTCAAAAGATGAGGCACTACATAATTACTAATTGTGATGAAGCCAGGAAATGGGTAGAGTAAGTCGCAATTTTTACCACTAAATTTATCTTTTATCTGCTTGTTTGTGGCATCAACTAATAATTTGGTGCACTCTGATGTAGGGAGCATAAGACACAACTAACAAGGGATAGTTCAATTAACATTAAAAAACGACACAAGGAGCATTTTGTAAGATGGTTTGAAATCGAGGTATGTAgtattaatttatatttttaaattcaaCTTTATGGTCAGACCAACGTAGTAATTAACCGGTAGATGTCTAACTTGATTTTTAAATTACAGATAGCAAAACTATATGACAAAGGGGAAGCAAGTAAACTGATGCATGCCCTTTCTCAAGGACCTGACCCTCGAGCTCGTGTGTTGAATAGAGTGCACATCAATAATTGGCTATTTCGGACAGCTGCCATAGAGAAAAGTCTCGTGACACAAAATTCTGGTGTCCTTGTGAAGGGTGACGATAGTATAGGCAACATGACCTGGTATGGAGTCATTAGAAATATAATCTCACTGGAATTcccacaagaaaaagaagttatATTATTTCAGTGTGATTGGTATGATGTGCCGGCTACCAGTACCAGCAGAAGCAGAGGGTACACTAGGGACAAATTTGGTATTATCGACATTGCTACTTCCATGTTTAGATATTCAGATGAACCTTACATTCTTGCTTCAAACGCTGAACCGGTGTTTTATGTCCCTATCGTGAACAAGCCGAGATGGTCTACTGTTGTTTTGGTGAGACCAAGAAATTTGTTTTCCATGCCAGACACAGGAAATGACGCCGATGCACTTGATGTGGGAATCCAAGAAATGAATGAATCAGGCCAAGGTCAGGAATTCTTAAACTGGTCAAGACAAGATAGGGCAGGCACAACTGGTTCTGCCGCCATTATTAATCAAGTGCGTAGCGAAGCAATTCCCGAACCTGTTGATGACTATATTGGTGATGATGATTCTGACGACGATGACACCTACATTGATGATGGGGTTATTGCACCAGTCATGGAAGAAAATATAGAAGATGATTTCTTTGCTTGAAGACAATTTTTTTTGTTGCACTGTTTGGTGGGAAGGGTCAATTGTCCTTCATATGCATATGTCGcactttattatttttttcttttgaactGATGACATGGTTAAGTTTGAACCGTTGCATGGAACCTTAATGTTCGTTATGCTAATGAATACCTCTTGAGATAAATGTTTTAAGTATTTGAAATAAAGAGGTAAGTGGAAAGTTTTGAAATAAAAATCACGATTGCCCAAGAGTAATCACCGGTCGGCAAATGTTTGGACAAGGAAAGGTTCATTAGTGTGGTCACCATGTGACTGATGGTGCACGGTCAGGCATTTACTATCGCTAACAAAGTGACCAACCACCCCGGTACAACTTCAAGTACTAATTAACATCCACGCATACTtaacatcaagtacttaacagcaactactacttaacagaaagtttcagacaccaggcataaggacggagatgccgagatggggccagggttggggcgttttataactcataaggtcttcaatcatatcaaataaattaaaacctgagttacaacgaacacacctacatagcgcagtggtgtagaaggttttatctgaaccagagctccatggttcgaatcctgtggggagcactttttaattttaatatatgcgtccccaattcttttctttccatactttttttaagttttaaattcgttgcaattatcaaagtatattgcaaccaaaaataagcgttgcacttgaacacaattttcgcttcgaccccatagatttcgttgcaataaaatttagcacttgcaacaatatcaaagtatattgcaactgccaaaaaaggttgcaattgacccccacttttgcttcgcctccaagagttctcgttgcattaagtatctagcatttgcaacgcttgtcaaattttatgcaacacaaaaaaaccgtagcaatagtcaaaaccaaatgcaactaacgtaaatgtagttgcagtactaccacacaattgcaaccaaaatcaagtctattgcaaccatttttcaccattgcaatatcgtccaccaaatgcaacagagctttgcaacatcttgaaaACCGTTGTATTAAAGGCATGTATCGCTACCATTTTTTAGAATGGTTGTAATACAACAATCTCTGGCAACCAATTTTTCTACGTTGCAATTCTTCGGCGTTGCAGTAGACCAAAAATCTTGTAGtgggtgttcatgatgtcttccatgtatcgcagcttaagaaatgtttgagagtacttgAGGAACAATTACCTTTAGAAGAACTGGATATCCaagaggatctatcatacaaagaatatctagtGAGAATTTTGAAAACAacagagagaatcacaaggagcaggaTTATAAGAATGTGTAAGGTTCACTCTATGGATGAGGCAACCTGGGAAAGAGAAAATGATCTAAAATCTAACTATCCTAATCTTTTTGAATCacccaaatctcgaggacgagattcatcttaagggggtaggtttgtaacaccctaaaattttatttgcaaattagtaattaaatttgagcatttatttgattttctatgcattttaaccttggccaaataataatttttggttaactaaaattaactataaggattaaaaacatgtttgttgcattcatgccaaagtatactatttttggttgagtctagggctaggttgtttgaagttgaattcaaatttcatttgaatttggcttggatttgaaaactagaaatggaaaaggatttatttttgaaaaaaatcTCTTCTACCTCTTTTCCAGCCCAACCCTAGGCCGGCCCAGCCCTTTCTTCCTTTCCCTTTTTGCGCTTGGCCTGCTGGCGGACCAGCTCGCGCCTCCCCTCCTTCCCTCCTTCGGCCTGCTCGGTGACCCGCTCAGCGCCGTCGCTCCGCGCCCTTCCTCCGCGCGTGCGCCTACTGGCTGACCGCGTGGCCCAGCTCAGCGCCGCAGCACCCACGCCCGCACGCCGCTTCTTCTCTTCCCTTCACTACATGCGGGACCCACCTATTAGAAATGCCTCCCTCCTTTCCTTCCCCGCCTCGCTGGTGATGGCGTGCTTGCCATCGGAGGTAGCCGCATCTGCCGGGCCACCGGGCCAGGATTGGAAGGCGTACAAATTCACCCTCATCATGCTCCCATCCATCTACCGCACGCCGCCCACCTACAAAACACTGAGCGAAACCCctccttctctccttttcccATCTGTGTTCAAGTTCTCACCGCCGCCCCGCAATCCACCATTCCAGCGCCCCAATCGACGATGCTGACGTGCCCGTGAGCTCCGCCGTACTCCACCGGAGCCGTAGGTACCCTCACCTCTTCATTTTGGTAACCCTTCACTTGGATTCACCCTCACCCACGCCCatcttctctctctagttcaccGCTGTCGTCGACCCAGCCCTTTGGAGCTCTCCCGGACGCCGCGACCACCTCCATCGGACTCGCGGTGAGCTGCTCCATCTTCCCATGCCCCTATTCCTTTGAATGATGCCCTAGAGCGTCGTATCGGTGAGCTCCAGTCATGCTGGTCATGGCGCTGCCATGGGGACCATCGCCTCAATGAGCTCCCCGTCCCTATTTCGGTACCCGAGCGAGATCGCGAGAGCATGTACTTCATTCCCGTGTGTTTGGTTTGATCTAGGGTGGTCCAGAATGCCGTATCGGCATTCACCATGGCGCTCAACTCACCGCTAACCATGGCGGGCTCGCTAGAGACACAATGCAGTGGTGGGGGAATCTCCCGTTCATTCCTCGCCATCCATTCTTTGATCAGCGGCCAAGATCACATACCGGTTCTAaatgtgtaaccggtccaccgttGGGCTATGGACTCGGCCCACAGCGCTACGTCAGCGCGCGCCCACGcacacgtggtgcaccgcaccacgcACGCACAGCCACATGGCCACCCAGTCAGCTGGCGATGCAGTCAACTGAGACCCGCCGGGTTATTTTGTAGATTAGCCCCTCGGTTTTCAGCGAATCAACCTACGGTCCAGTTCAGTTCAAAAGAGTTACtttttagtcctgtttttattcatt
This genomic interval carries:
- the LOC136510580 gene encoding uncharacterized protein is translated as MSISWNKAQPEGSIAEAYIAEECLTFCSRFFDVDTKLSRAHRHENTVVNEPPSGLSIFSEIDYKRRGNKLKNLEKVELQKMRHYIITNCDEARKWVEEHKTQLTRDSSINIKKRHKEHFVRWFEIEIAKLYDKGEASKLMHALSQGPDPRARVLNRVHINNWLFRTAAIEKSLVTQNSGVLVKGDDSIGNMTWYGVIRNIISLEFPQEKEVILFQCDWYDVPATSTSRSRGYTRDKFGIIDIATSMFRYSDEPYILASNAEPVFYVPIVNKPRWSTVVLVRPRNLFSMPDTGNDADALDVGIQEMNESGQGQEFLNWSRQDRAGTTGSAAIINQVRSEAIPEPVDDYIGDDDSDDDDTYIDDGVIAPVMEENIEDDFFA